TCTCCGAAGACCTCGCCGATCCGAATACGCAGATCCACGACGTGATCCGCTGGTTCGGGACGCGGAAGAAGATCTTCAACGTCCACTTCCGCAACATCCGCGGCCACCGCGACAAATTCCTCGAAGTCTATCCGGACGAGGGCAGCGTCGACATGGTCCGCGCGCTCGAGACCTATCGCGAGGTGGGCTATGACGGGATGATCATGCCCGATCACGTCCCCGAAGTGCCCGGCGACAATGGCGGTGCGCGACTGGCGAGCTTCGCCTTTTGCTACGGCTATATTCGCGGCCTGATGCAGTCGGCCGAACGGCTGGCATGACGCCCACCTTCGTCATTGCGCCTCCTGCCTTGAGCCAGGGTCGCAATGACGATCGGATGAGCGCCGATATGGATCATGGATCGATCGATGCCCGCTTGGACATGGCCGACCTTACCGGCTTTGCTATGCAAGGCTGAAAGAGCCGCCGCCAGCGGCCGAGACACGATCAGTCCGCCGGTCATGATGCGGCCGGCATCGAGAGGATAGCCCCGAATGGCAGGTATCGCAGCACGCGGCGGCAAGGTTCGTTACTCGATCCTCGCGATGCTCTTCTTCGTATCGATCATCAATTATGCCGATCGCTCGATCCTCGCCATCGCGGCCCCGCTGCTCTCCAAGGATCTGCAGATCGATCCGCTGGAACTGGGCATCGTCTTCTCCGGCTTCGGCTGGGCCTATGTCATCGCGCAATTGCCCGGCGGTTGGGCGCTCGACCGCTTCGGCACCAAGCGCGTCTATCTGGTGGGCATCACGCTCTGGTCGATCTTCACGGCGGCGCAGGGCACGGTGCTGGCGTTCGGCGCGTCGGCCGCGGTTTCGATCCTGTTCGCGCTGCGTTTCCTCGTCGGTTTCGCGGAAGGTCCCTCCTTCCCCGGCAATGCCCGCCTCGTCGCCGCCTGGTTTCCGGCGGCCGAGCGCGGCACGGCGTCCGCCATCTTCAACGCCTCGCAATATTTCGCCACGGTGCTGTTCGCGCCGATCATGGGGTGGATCACCTTCACCTTCGGCTGGCCCTACACCTTCTATTTCATGGGCGCGCTGGGCCTCGTCGCCTCGCTCATCTGGACCGTGACGATCTACAGCCCGCGCACCCATCCGCGCGTGACCGAGGCGGAGATCGATTTCGTCGCGGCGGGCGGCGCACTGGTCGACATGGATCGCGGCACCGTCGCCCGGCCGCCGGCCGTGCCCGGCGAGATGGCGGCGAACCTGCGCGTGCTGCTCAGCAACCGCACGCTCTGGGGCCTCTATATCGGCCAGTTCGCGATCAACACGCTCACCTATTTCTTCATCACCTGGTTCCCGGTCTATCTGGTGCAGGAGCGCGGGATGAACGTGCTGAAGGCGGGCCTGTTCGCCTCGGCGCCGGCCATCTGCGGCTTCCTCGGCGGCGTGCTGGGCGGCATCTGGTCGGACTGGCTGCTGCGGCGCGGCCATTCGCTCACCGTCGCGCGCAAGGTGCCGGTGGTGAGCGGAATGCTCGTCAGCCTCACGATCGTCGCCTGCAATTATGTCGACGTGAATTCGCTGGTGCTGCTGTTCATGAGCATCGCCTTCTTCGGCAAGGGAATCGGCGCGCTCGGCTGGGCGGTGGTGGCGGACGTGGCGCCGCGCAAGGTGGCGGGCCTCAGCGGCGGCCTGTTCAACATGTTCGGCAACCTCTCCTCGATCCTCACCCCGATCGTGATCGGCGGCCTGCTGAAGGCGACCGGCTCGTTCAAGCTGGCTCTGGTGTTCGTGGCCTGCAACGCATTGCTCGCGGCGTTCAGCTACCTCTTCATCGCCGGCAGGATCGAGCGGATCGAGGAAGGCGAGCCCTCGGGCAGCGGCGCGCCCGCGGCTCGCGCGGCGGCGGCCGCCTAGGTCGATCGATGATGCCCGATCCGTATCGCCCAAGTCCCATTTTGAGTTGGCCCTGCAAGACGACCCCCGGCAATCCTTCCTTTCATCCGGCAGCCGCCACCAAGGCGCTCCCCTCCCAAGGACCAGACAAATGATGTCACCGAATGAAATGGCCAAGACGATCGGCGCGGGATTGCTGTCCTTTCCCGTGACGCATTTCGATGCCGATCATCAGTTCGTCGAAGGCGCCTATCGCGAACATTGCGCGTGGATGGCGGGCTACGACGTGGCCGGTCTGTTCGCGGCGGGCGGCACCGGCGAATTCTTCTCGCTGACGCCCGATGAGGTGGTGACGGTGGTGAAGGCCGCCGCGCAGGAAGTGAAGGGCATCCCGCTCCTCTCCGGCTGCGGCTACGGCACCGCGATCGCGACCGAGATGGCGCGCGGCGTGGAGAAGGCCGGCGCGGACGGCATCCTGCTGCTCCCGCCCTACCTCATCAATGCCAAGCAGGAAGGCCTGTTCGCCCATATCGAGGCGGTGTGCCGCTCCACCTCGCTCGGCGTGATCGTCTATAATCGCGACAATGGCGTGATCCACGAGGATACGCTTGCCAAGCTGTGCGATCGCAACCCCAACCTCGTCGGCTTCAAGGACGGCGTGGGCGATATCGAGCTGATGATGCGCGTCTATGCCAAGATGGGCGATCGCCTCACCTATGTGGGCGGCCTGCCCACCGCCGAGACGTTCGCGCCGGCCTATCTGGAAATGGGCGTCACCACCTACTCGTCCGCCATTTTCAACTTCATGCCGGAATGGGCGCTGGCCTTCTACAAGGCCGTCCGCGCGCGCGATCAGGCGACGGTGATGAAGCAGCTCAGCGATTTCGTGCTGCCCTATATCGCGCTCCGCAATCGCGGCACCGGCTATGCCGTGTCGATCGTGAAGGCGGGCATGAAGGTGATCGGTCGCGACGCGGGCCCCGTCCGCCTGCCGCTCACCGATCTGTCGCCCGCCGAAATGGAAGAGCTGACCGCGCTGATCGCCAAGGCCACCGCCAGCGTGCAGCAGGAGAGCAAGGCAGCGTGACGATGATCCTGTCCGAGACCCGCACCGCCCCCTCGCTCGGCGCATCCGACGTCACGGGCCTGCCCGCGATCGTCGAGATGCGGGTGGTGCCGGTCGCCGGGCAGGACAGCATGCTGCTGAACCTCAGCGGCGCGCACGCCCCCTTCTTCACGCGCAACGTGATCGTCGTGCGCGACGCTTCGGGCCGGGTCGGCCTGGGCGAAGTGCCGGGCGGCGAGCCGATCCGGCGCACGCTGGAGGATGCGCGCGCGATCGTGGAGGGCGCGCGCGTCGGCGATCATGGCCGCGTGCTGAATGCGGTGCGCGCCGCCTTCGCCTCGCGCGACGCCGCCGGGCGCGGGCTGCAGACCTTCGACCTGCGCACCACGATCCACGTCGTCACCGCGATCGAGGCGGCGATGCTGGATCTGCTCGGCCAGCATCTCGGCCTGCCGGTCGCGGCCCTGCTCGGCGACGGGCAGCAGCGCGACCGGGTCGAGATGCTCGGCTATCTCTTCTACATCGGTGACCGGCGGAAAACCGATCTGCCCTATCGCGACGGCAGCGGCGCGAAGGACGGTTGGGAGCGGCTCCGCGATCAGGAGGCGCTCACGCCGGACGCCGTCGTCGCTCTCGCCGAGGCGACGCACGAACGCTACGGCTTCCGCGATTTCAAGCTGAAGGGCGGCGTGCTCTCCGCCGATCAGGAGATGGAGGCCGCCACCGCGCTCGCCCGTCGCTTCCCCGAAGCGCGCGTGACGCTGGATCCCAACGGCGCCTGGTGGCTCGCGGAGGCGATCGCCGTCTGCAGGGGCAAGAACGACGTCCTCGCTTATGCCGAGGATCCGTGCGGCGCCGAGAATGGCTATTCGGGCCGCGAGGTGATGGCCGAATTCCGCCGCGCGACCGGACTGCCTACCGCGACCAACATGATCGCCACCGACTGGCGCCAGCTGGGCGCCGCGATCAAGCTGGACGCGATCGACATTCCGCTCGCCGATCCGCATTTCTGGACGATGCAGGGCGCCGTCCGCGTCGGCCAGCTCTGCAGCGAATGGGGCCTCACCTGGGGCTCGCACTCGAACAACCATTTCGACATTTCGCTGGCGATGTTCACGCACTGCGCTGCCGCCGTGCCGGGCCGCGTCACCGCGATCGACACGCACTGGATCTGGCAGGACGGTCAGCGCCTGACGCGCGATCCGCTGGAGATACGCGACGGCCACGTAAACGTGCCCGAAAAGTCCGGCCTCGGCATCGAGATCGACATGGATGCGCTGGAGGCGGCCTATCGCCTCTACCAGCAGCACGGCCTTGGCGCGCGTGACGACGGCGTGGGCATGCAATATCTGGTCGAGGGGTGGACGTTCGACAACAAGCGCCCCTGCCTCGTCCGCTGATATGCGTCCGCGCTTGTGTGCCCTGCCTGATTGCCGCAATCCTCTGTGATGTTTGAACTCATGCAGCTGCGCTGCTTCGTCGCGGTGGCGGAGGAGCTTCATTTCGGCAAAGCCGCGTCGCGCATGAACATGACGCAGCCGCCGCTCAGCCGGCAGATCCAGATCCTGGAGCGCATCCTCGATGTGGAGCTGTTCAAGCGCAGCAGCCGCTCGGTCGAGCTGACGGCGGCGGGCGCGGCCTTCATGAACGATGCGCGCCGGATCGTGCGGCTGGCCGACAATGCGCGGCTGACGGCACGGCGCGCGGCCACGGGCGAAGTGGGCGCGCTCACGCTCGGCTTCACGGCCGCGTCGGGCTACAGCTTCGTGCCCAAACTCGTCGCGCATGCGCGGGCGGGTCTGCCCAATGTCGATCTGCGGCTGAAGGAGATGGTCAGCGTCGAGCAGATCGACGCGCTGATGGCCGGCCAGATCGATATCGGCCTGCTGCGCCCGCCGCTGCGCCGCGCCGAACTCGGCTCGCAGCTGGTGATGCGCGAAGGTCTGGTGATCGCCTGCCACGAGGATGGAGTGGATGGCGCCCCGCCCCCGCGGACGCTGGCCGATTTCAACGACATGCCGGTCGTCATGTATTCGCCCGACGGCGCGCGCTATTTCCACGATCTGGTGCAGGGGCTGATGACCAATGCGGGCGTCGCCCCGCGCTACGTCCAGTATCTCAGCCAGATCCACTCGATCCTCGCGCTGGTCGGCGCAGGCCTCGGCGCCGCGATCGTGCCCGAGGCGGCGCGGTCGCTGCACATGGACGGCATCATCTTCCGCCCGCTGGAGGAAGCGAACGAGCCGGTGGAGCTGATGCTTGCCTGGCGCCACGACAATGACAATCCCGCGATCCAGCGCTTTCTGGCGCGCATGGAGACGATCGGGGGATAGGCGCCTTGCGCCTGCCGTCATCCTGAACTTGTTTCAGGATCCATCGCCCAAGCCATACTGGTCCGCTGTGCGGATCGGACTGGCCATGGATGCTGAAACGAGTTCGGCATGACGATACGGCCCTGCCACCCTTTGTATCGATCAATCGCCGGAGCGCATTGGTCTCCGCAGCCGGCACGCTCCTAAACTCCGCGCGCCGGCCCGACCGGCGGGAGAGACAATCATGAAAATCAGGACCGTCCGGGTCACGCCGATCGCCTTTCGCGACCCGCCTCTGCTCAACGCCAGCGGCATCCACGAACCCTATGCGCTCCGCTCGATCATCGAGGTGGAGACGGACGGCGGCGTGATCGGCCTCGGCGAAAGCTATGGCGACGCCCCCGTGCTGGCCGCGCTGGAGGCGCTGCGCGAGCCGCTGGTCGGCCTCTCCATCTTCGATCTCAACGGGCTGGAAGCGCGCGTCCGCAAGGTCCTCTCCACCCTGCCCCCGCCCGAGGCCGGCGCTGAGCTGGCGCCCGGGTCGCATCCCTCCAAGCAGATCCCCAACGCCTATTCCGCCTTCGAGGTCGCGCTGCTCGACGCGCAGGCGCGCACGATCGGCGTGCCGCTGGTCGAGCTGCTGGGCGGCGCGGTGCGCGAGAAGGTGCCGTTCAGCGCCTATCTCTTCTTCAAATATGCCAGGCATATCGACGATGCCTACGCGCCCGATCCGTGGGGCGAGGCGATCGATCCGGCCGGCATCGTCGCGCAGGCGAAGCGCATGATCAGCACCTATGGCTTCGAGAGCATCAAGCTGAAAGCGGGCGCGCTGGAGCCCGAGGTGGAATGCGCGTCGATCGTGGCATTGTCCGAGGCCTTTCCCGGCCTGCCGCTCCGGATCGATCCCAACGGCAACTGGTCGCTGGAGACGGCGGTGCATTGCGCGGACCAGCTTTACGAGATGCTGGAATATTATGAGGATCCGGTGCCGGGCCTGCAGGGCATGGCCGATCTCCACCGCCGCACCGGCCTGCCGCTCGCGACCAACATGGTCGTCACCGATTTCGAGGAATTGCGCCAGAGCCTGAGCCTCGACAGCGTTCAGATCGTCCTTTCCGATCATCATTATTGGGGCGGTCTGCGGCGCACCCAGCTGCTCGCGCAGATGTGCGAGATATTCGGCCTCGGCCTCTCGATGCACTCCAATTCGCATCTCGGCATCAGCCTGATGGCGATGACGCACCTCGCCGCCGCCACGCCGCGCTTGAGCTATGCCTGCGACACGCATTATCCGTGGGTGGAGGAAGAGGATGAGGTGATCGTGGGCGGCAAGATTCCGATCGTGGGCGGCTGCGTCGCGATCGGCGATGCGCCCGGGCTCGGCGTCGAGCTGGATCGCGACAAACTGGCGACCCTTCACAAACTCTATCGCAATATCGACATAAGAAGTCGCGATGATGCGCGGCAGATGCGGAAATATCAGCCCGACTGGTCCACCCAAAAACCGCGTTTCTGACCGGTCCCCTCCCGGAGGCATTTCATGACGATCCAAGGCAGCATGTTCATCGGCGCGCGCGAAGTGGCGGGCGGCAACGGATCGGTGTTCGCGATCGATCCCGCCACCGGTGAGACGCTCCAGCCTGCCTTCGGCGGCGCGACCTCCGCCGATCTGGATCGCGCCTGCGCGCTCGCGGCCGAGGCGGCCGAGCCTTATGCGGCGCTGGCGCCCGCCGAGCGCGCCGAATTTCTCGAAGCCATCGCCGACGGGATCATGGCGCTGGGCGACGAGCTGATCGTGCGCGTGATGGCCGAAAGCGGCCTGCCGCGCGGCCGTCTGGAAGGCGAGCGTGGGCGCACCTGCAACCAGCTCAAGCTGTTCGCCTCCGTGCTGCGCGCGGGCCGCTATCTCGACGTCCGGATCGATCCCGCCCTTCCCGATCGCACCCCGCCCCGGCCGGATCTGCGCGTGATGAACGTGCCGCTCGGCCCGGTCGCGGTGTTCGGCGCGTCGAACTTCCCGCTCGCTTTCTCGGTGGCCGGAGGCGACACCGCCTCCTCGCTGGCGGCAGGCTGCCCGGTCGTCGCCAAGGCGCATCCCGCGCATCCCGGCACGTCCGAACTGGTCGGCCGCGCCGTGCGGGATGCGGTGGCCAAATGCGGCCTGCCCGAGGGCGTCTTCTCGCTGATCATGGACAGCGGCTATGCGATCGGCTCCGCGCTCGTCGCCGATCCCCGCATCAAGGCGGTGGGCTTCACCGGATCGCGCCGGGGCGGCCTCGCGCTGCAGGCCGTGTCGCAGGCGCGCGCCGAGCCGATCCCGGTCTATGCCGAGATGAGCTCGATCAACCCGGTCGTCCTCTTCCCCCATGCGCTGGCCGAGAAGGCGGAGGCGACCGCCAAGGCGTTCGTCGCCTCGCTCACGCTGGGATCGGGCCAGTTCTGCACCAATCCCGGCCTCGTGCTGGCGGTGGAGGGCGAAGGGCTCGATCGCTTCATCGCCGCCGCGAGCGAGGCGCTGACCGCGCTCCCCGCGCAGACGATGCTGACGCCGGGCATCGCCAAGGCCTATCGCGAGGGCGTCTCGGCGCTGGCCGGCCATGCCGATGTCGAGACGGTGGCGCGCGGTGCAGAGGGTGGCGCGCATTGCGGGCAGGCCGGCTTGTTCGTGACGACGGCCGAAGCCTTCCTGCAGGAAAAGGAACTGCAGGACGAGATCTTCGGCGCCGCCTCGCTCGTCGTCCGCTGCCTCGACATGAAGATGCTGGCCAAGGTGGTGGATGCGCTGGAGGGCCAACTGACCGCCGCGATCCACATCGTCCCGGCTGACGAGGCGGCCGCCGCCGATCTGCTGCCGCGCCTGCGCGCGAAGGTGGGCCGCCTGCTGGTCAACAATTTCGGCACCGGCGTCGAGGTGGCGCATGCGATGGTGCATGGCGGCCCCTATCCGGCGACGTCGGATGCGCGCAGCACCTCGGTCGGCAGCCTCGCCATCGCGCGCTTCCTGCGCCCCTTCTGCTTCCAGGACCTGCCCGACACGCTCCTGCCGGATGCGCTGAAGGATGCGAACCCTCTGGCCATTCCTCGCCTGGTCGACGGCACGCTGCAGGGCTGAGCAGGCGACGAACACCCCTTCTCGTCACCCCGGACTTGATCCGGGGTCCCGCTTCTTCGCCACGTTTGAAGAGAAGCGGGACCCCGGCTCAAGGCCGGGATGACGATGTTGTTTCATAAACGCCCCTGCCCCGTTTTCCGTCCTCGCGGGGAACCCTCCCCGGCATAGGCGCTTATAGTCTCGATCATGCCGCGGCAGGGCGCGCACGCTTTGCCGCGCATTGTCTTGCGCCATCGCCCGCCATGCGCCGGGTGCTGGCGATGCAGCCCGGCTGCATACTCGAACACAGGATGACCGCCGCCCGATGCCGACCAACAGCACCGCTCCCATCGCCCACCCCGGCGCCCATGTGGCGGTCCAAAGCCAGTTGCTCGTAACGCAGACGGCCGATTGGCTGGCCGACAACTGGCTTCGCATCTCGATCGCGCTGGGCATCGCGGCGCTGGTCGTGCTGGGTCTTCTCACGCTGCAGAAGCTCGCGCAGCGCCTGTGTCGCGAGAATGAGGCGCTGGTGGGGTGGCGCACGATCATCGGGCGGCTGGCCGCGCGCACGCGCTTCTGGTTCCTCGTCCTCGTCGCGGCGCGGCTGGTGGATGGCTATGCCGATACGCCGCCGCTGCTGAGCAAGACGATCGGCTTCCTCTTCACCGTCGGCATGACCTTCCAGGCGGCCCTGTGGGCGCGCGAGGTGGTGCTGGGCCTGATCGAGCATCGCGCGGGCGGCGCCGATCATGGCAACAGCGCGCTGGGCTCCGCGATGGGGATCATCCGCGTCCTCGTCACCTTCTCGCTCTTCGCGATCGCCCTGATCCTCGTGCTGGGCAATCTGGGCGTGAACGTCGCGGGCCTGATCGCCGGTCTCGGCATCGGCGGCATCGCCATCGGTCTGGCCGCGCAGGGCGTGTTCGCCGATCTGTTCGCGGGCATCTCGATCCTGTTCGACCGCCCGTTCCGGCTGGGCGACGTGATCTCCTACGGCGACAGCATGGGCACGGTCGAGGCGATCGGCATGCGCACCACGCGCATCCGCGCCTTCACGGGCGAGATGCTGATCATCTCGAACAAGAATCTGCTCGACAAGGAAATCAAGAATGTCAGCGGGCGCGACCATATCCGCCTCTCCTTCACGCTGAGCGTCACCTACGAGACGCCGCCCGAAACGCTGGCGCGCATCCCCGCCATGCTGAAGGAGATGGGCGAGGCGGAGAATGTGAAGGTCGCGCGCGCCGGCTTCGAAACGTTCGCCGCCAGCTCGCTGGATTTCGCCTTCATCATCGACGTGCCCGGCACCGACTGGGGGATCGCGCATCCCACCCGCGATCGACTGCTGGTGGCGATCATGACGCGCTTCGCCGCCGAGGGCATCAATCTCGCCTACCCGACCCAGACCAGCTACACGGCCGCACCCGACGGCAAGCTGATCATGCCCTATCCGGAGCAGATGCCCGTCGCGCGCGGGGGCGGGCAGCCGACGTGATCGTGCCCTGGCCGTCATCCCGGCCGAAGTGACGCTGATACGAAAAGGCCGTCACCCCACCGGGATGACGGCCAGTCGCTCGGGGAAGGAAATCAGGCGCGGAAGATTTCGGTCGCGGTCGTCCAGGCGCGGGCCTGTTCGGTCAGCGTGACGCCGAGGCCGAGGCGATCGGGGATCAGCATCTTGCCGTCCTTCGTCTCCAGTTCCTCGTTGAAGAGCGGCGCGAGCCAGTCGAAATGCTCGACCCAGGCATCGTGCGGATAGGCGGCCGAGAGGTGGACGTGGATCTCCATCGCGAAATGCGGCGCCATCTTCAGGTGGCGCTGCTCGCCCATCGCCATGATCTTCAGAAACTGGGTGATGCCGCCGACGCGCGCCGCGTCCGGCTGCATGAAGCCCACCGCATCCTGCCGGATGAAATCCCAATGCTCGGCCGGGCTCGTCAGCATCTCGCCGCTCGCGATCGGGGTGGCGAGCATCGCGGAGAGCTTGGCGTGGCCGGCCGAGTCATAGGCATCCAGCGGCTCCTCGATCCACACGAGATCGAACTGCTCCATCGCGCGGCCCATCCGCATCGCGGTCGGCCGATCCCATTGCTGGTTGGCATCCACCATCAGCGGAATTTGCATGCCGATATGCTTGCGGACGGCCTCCAGCCGCTTCAGATCGGTCGCGGTATCGGGCTGGCCCACCTTGATCTTGATGCCGGCGATGCCGTTGCCCAGCGCCTCGTCGATATTGTCCAGCACCTGCTCGATCGGCGTCGAGAGGAAGCCTCCGCTCGTGTTGTAGCAGGAGACGCCGTCGCGATAGGCGCCGAGCAGCTTGGCGAGCGGCAGTCCCGCACGCTTGGCCTTCATGTCCCACAAGGCATTGTCGAACGCCGCGATCGCCTGCGTCGACAGCCCCGAGCGGCCGACCGACGCGCCCGCCCAGACGAGCTTCGTCCAGATCTTGCCGATGTCGTTGGGATCCTCGCCGATCAGCAGCTGGCCGATTTCCCTGGCGTGGGCATATTGGCCGGGGCCGCCCGCGCGCTTCGAGTAACTGAAGCCGAGCCCTTCCTGGCCGCCGGCGGTGCGGATCTCGCAGAAGAGGAAGGCGACTTCGGTGAGCGGCTTCTGCCGCCCGGTCAGCACCTTGGCATCGCTGACCGGGGTCTTCAGTGGCAGGAAGGCCAGCGAGAGTTTGACCTCGTCGATACGGTCTGCGGCGGGGAAGCTCATCTCATTCCTATTCGCTGAGGCCCATGCGGGCGAGTTGGACACGCGCGCATTCCGCCTGAATGCGGACGTAACGCTGGTAGGTATCGGCGCCGACCACGAACGGATTGGGGTCGCCGGGCAGCGCGTGGCGCAGCAATTCCTCCTTCTCGATCGTCTCGGCGTGGAGCGGATGGTTGGCGATCAGCACGTCGACGCCCGCCGCCTTGGTCAGTTCGCCCCAGCGCGCGAAGGCGGGGATGCTGGCGCGCAGGCCCGCTTCGTCGCGCCCGCCCCCGGTGCCGCCGTTGAAGCCGACGATATGGCGCTGGCCGTGATCGGTGACGGGGAAGATGGCGGACAGCGTGCCGGGCGTATGGCCGGGCGTCACGTAGAACCGGATCGTCGTATCGCCCAGAGTGAGCGTGCCGCCGTCCTTCATCTCCATGTCATGCTTCGGCAGCGGCAGATCCTTGAAGACGCCGGGCTTGGGGCCCTTCTCCATCATCTCCCAGTCGATCGCCGACGCCACCACCCTGGCGCCGGTGGTCTGCTGCAGCCACCGGGCGCCGCCATAATGATCGCCATGGCCATGCGTGACGACGATATATTTCAGATCCTTGGGGTCGAGGCCGAGCGCCTGCATGTTCGGCACGAGCAGGGTCTTCGCCTCGTCCGCATTGTCCAGCGTATCGAACAGGATCAGGCCCGCGCTCGTCTTCAATACGTAGGCCGAAACCGCATTCTGGCCGACCGAGTAAAGCTGGTCGAACACCTTGGTCGGCGTGATCTTCCCGTCGAACTGGATGCCACGCACGCGCACCGGATAGACCGGGCTGATGATGCAGCGATGCGCCATGTCCGCAAACAGATCGGTGCCGGCCAGCTTGCGCGCGGCGGAGAGATGCTGCGCCACCGCCGCCTCGTTCGCCTTGGGTAAGGCGGTCGGGGCAGGATAATCGACGGCGGCCTGGCGGGGTGCCCCGCCCACCTCCTGCGCTGGGGACGCGGAGGCGAGCAGGGCGAGCGCGATGCCCGCCACCGGCACGAAAGACATGGACGTCGTCGCATATCTCGCTGTGGGGAGGGTCCGGGTGCGGGGCATCGGCTGGCTCAATATTTGAAGCGAATGCCGACGCGATAGGCGCGGCCGACCACGTCATAGAGGATCGGGTTGGTCTGCAGGCCGCTGGTGCCGACCTGCGCGACCACCGGCGGATCCTTGTCGAGCAGATTTTCGATCTTGATGAAGACCTCCATCTGGCTGTGGCCGGCCGCAGGCAGCTTGTAGCCCGCCGCGAAGTCGACATAGGCCGCGCCCTTGATCGTGTTGTTGTCGATATCGACACCGGACGTCCACGTATTGTCGTACACGCCCTTGCTGATCGTCCGCAGCGTGATCAGGCTGTTGAACTTGGCATCGTCATAGCCGAGCGTGACGAACCAGCGCCACTTGGGCGCGTCCGCGGTATTCTGGCCGGCGGCTTCGGTACGGACGCCGCCGTTGATCGTCGTGCGCTTGGCGATGTGCGAGCCGAGCGCGCGCAGCGTCACCGTGCCGGGCATGCCCGCGAAAATGTCGCCCAGCGGCTGGCGGAAGCTGCCTTCCACGTCGAAGCCACTGGT
This DNA window, taken from Sphingomonas sp. AP4-R1, encodes the following:
- a CDS encoding MFS transporter; translated protein: MAGIAARGGKVRYSILAMLFFVSIINYADRSILAIAAPLLSKDLQIDPLELGIVFSGFGWAYVIAQLPGGWALDRFGTKRVYLVGITLWSIFTAAQGTVLAFGASAAVSILFALRFLVGFAEGPSFPGNARLVAAWFPAAERGTASAIFNASQYFATVLFAPIMGWITFTFGWPYTFYFMGALGLVASLIWTVTIYSPRTHPRVTEAEIDFVAAGGALVDMDRGTVARPPAVPGEMAANLRVLLSNRTLWGLYIGQFAINTLTYFFITWFPVYLVQERGMNVLKAGLFASAPAICGFLGGVLGGIWSDWLLRRGHSLTVARKVPVVSGMLVSLTIVACNYVDVNSLVLLFMSIAFFGKGIGALGWAVVADVAPRKVAGLSGGLFNMFGNLSSILTPIVIGGLLKATGSFKLALVFVACNALLAAFSYLFIAGRIERIEEGEPSGSGAPAARAAAAA
- the kdgD gene encoding 5-dehydro-4-deoxyglucarate dehydratase, with the protein product MMSPNEMAKTIGAGLLSFPVTHFDADHQFVEGAYREHCAWMAGYDVAGLFAAGGTGEFFSLTPDEVVTVVKAAAQEVKGIPLLSGCGYGTAIATEMARGVEKAGADGILLLPPYLINAKQEGLFAHIEAVCRSTSLGVIVYNRDNGVIHEDTLAKLCDRNPNLVGFKDGVGDIELMMRVYAKMGDRLTYVGGLPTAETFAPAYLEMGVTTYSSAIFNFMPEWALAFYKAVRARDQATVMKQLSDFVLPYIALRNRGTGYAVSIVKAGMKVIGRDAGPVRLPLTDLSPAEMEELTALIAKATASVQQESKAA
- the gudD gene encoding glucarate dehydratase, which gives rise to MILSETRTAPSLGASDVTGLPAIVEMRVVPVAGQDSMLLNLSGAHAPFFTRNVIVVRDASGRVGLGEVPGGEPIRRTLEDARAIVEGARVGDHGRVLNAVRAAFASRDAAGRGLQTFDLRTTIHVVTAIEAAMLDLLGQHLGLPVAALLGDGQQRDRVEMLGYLFYIGDRRKTDLPYRDGSGAKDGWERLRDQEALTPDAVVALAEATHERYGFRDFKLKGGVLSADQEMEAATALARRFPEARVTLDPNGAWWLAEAIAVCRGKNDVLAYAEDPCGAENGYSGREVMAEFRRATGLPTATNMIATDWRQLGAAIKLDAIDIPLADPHFWTMQGAVRVGQLCSEWGLTWGSHSNNHFDISLAMFTHCAAAVPGRVTAIDTHWIWQDGQRLTRDPLEIRDGHVNVPEKSGLGIEIDMDALEAAYRLYQQHGLGARDDGVGMQYLVEGWTFDNKRPCLVR
- a CDS encoding LysR family transcriptional regulator — translated: MFELMQLRCFVAVAEELHFGKAASRMNMTQPPLSRQIQILERILDVELFKRSSRSVELTAAGAAFMNDARRIVRLADNARLTARRAATGEVGALTLGFTAASGYSFVPKLVAHARAGLPNVDLRLKEMVSVEQIDALMAGQIDIGLLRPPLRRAELGSQLVMREGLVIACHEDGVDGAPPPRTLADFNDMPVVMYSPDGARYFHDLVQGLMTNAGVAPRYVQYLSQIHSILALVGAGLGAAIVPEAARSLHMDGIIFRPLEEANEPVELMLAWRHDNDNPAIQRFLARMETIGG
- a CDS encoding glucarate dehydratase family protein, encoding MKIRTVRVTPIAFRDPPLLNASGIHEPYALRSIIEVETDGGVIGLGESYGDAPVLAALEALREPLVGLSIFDLNGLEARVRKVLSTLPPPEAGAELAPGSHPSKQIPNAYSAFEVALLDAQARTIGVPLVELLGGAVREKVPFSAYLFFKYARHIDDAYAPDPWGEAIDPAGIVAQAKRMISTYGFESIKLKAGALEPEVECASIVALSEAFPGLPLRIDPNGNWSLETAVHCADQLYEMLEYYEDPVPGLQGMADLHRRTGLPLATNMVVTDFEELRQSLSLDSVQIVLSDHHYWGGLRRTQLLAQMCEIFGLGLSMHSNSHLGISLMAMTHLAAATPRLSYACDTHYPWVEEEDEVIVGGKIPIVGGCVAIGDAPGLGVELDRDKLATLHKLYRNIDIRSRDDARQMRKYQPDWSTQKPRF
- a CDS encoding aldehyde dehydrogenase (NADP(+)), with protein sequence MTIQGSMFIGAREVAGGNGSVFAIDPATGETLQPAFGGATSADLDRACALAAEAAEPYAALAPAERAEFLEAIADGIMALGDELIVRVMAESGLPRGRLEGERGRTCNQLKLFASVLRAGRYLDVRIDPALPDRTPPRPDLRVMNVPLGPVAVFGASNFPLAFSVAGGDTASSLAAGCPVVAKAHPAHPGTSELVGRAVRDAVAKCGLPEGVFSLIMDSGYAIGSALVADPRIKAVGFTGSRRGGLALQAVSQARAEPIPVYAEMSSINPVVLFPHALAEKAEATAKAFVASLTLGSGQFCTNPGLVLAVEGEGLDRFIAAASEALTALPAQTMLTPGIAKAYREGVSALAGHADVETVARGAEGGAHCGQAGLFVTTAEAFLQEKELQDEIFGAASLVVRCLDMKMLAKVVDALEGQLTAAIHIVPADEAAAADLLPRLRAKVGRLLVNNFGTGVEVAHAMVHGGPYPATSDARSTSVGSLAIARFLRPFCFQDLPDTLLPDALKDANPLAIPRLVDGTLQG
- a CDS encoding mechanosensitive ion channel family protein, which translates into the protein MPTNSTAPIAHPGAHVAVQSQLLVTQTADWLADNWLRISIALGIAALVVLGLLTLQKLAQRLCRENEALVGWRTIIGRLAARTRFWFLVLVAARLVDGYADTPPLLSKTIGFLFTVGMTFQAALWAREVVLGLIEHRAGGADHGNSALGSAMGIIRVLVTFSLFAIALILVLGNLGVNVAGLIAGLGIGGIAIGLAAQGVFADLFAGISILFDRPFRLGDVISYGDSMGTVEAIGMRTTRIRAFTGEMLIISNKNLLDKEIKNVSGRDHIRLSFTLSVTYETPPETLARIPAMLKEMGEAENVKVARAGFETFAASSLDFAFIIDVPGTDWGIAHPTRDRLLVAIMTRFAAEGINLAYPTQTSYTAAPDGKLIMPYPEQMPVARGGGQPT